In one window of Juglans regia cultivar Chandler chromosome 3, Walnut 2.0, whole genome shotgun sequence DNA:
- the LOC108987200 gene encoding probable pectate lyase 12 encodes MLQSTCIVLISLMCTFSRFGRAKLNFTLPGQHPNPEAVVQEVHRRVNASVNYRRSMLQVSQQDQSSCLTGNPIDDCWKCDPDWPNNRQRLADCAIGFGQYSMGGKNGEFYIVTDSTDDDPVNPRPGTLRYAVIQTEPLWIVFPSNMLIKLSQELIFNSYKTLDGRGANVHIVGGGCITLQFISNVIIHNIHIHHCHPSGETNVRSSPTHYGWRTKSDGDGISIFGSKDIWIDHCSLSHCKDGLIDAVEGSTGITISNNYFSNHDEVMLLGASDDYLPDSGMQVTIAFNHFGEKLVQRMPRCRRGYIHVVNNDFTQWEMYAIGGSGNPTINSQGNRYTAPSNHNAKEVTKRVDTAEGEWRGWNWRSEGDIMVNGAFFVASGEGVEVKYEKAYSVEPKSAVLIDQLIMHAGVLGVGGRENNLGMWTKGSEGGGNGFGSDPDYTDDFSRSSVLLSPFTFVLVSPLIAFSCLLFYKVHPSFL; translated from the exons ATGCTGCAAAGTACCTGCATTGTCCTGATCTCTCTTATGTGCACATTTTCTCGGTTTGGTAGAGCGAAGCTCAACTTCACTCTTCCCGGCCAGCATCCCAACCCCGAAGCTGTTGTCCAAGAAGTTCACAG GAGGGTAAATGCTTCTGTAAATTATAGAAGGAGCATGCTACAAGTATCCCAGCAAGACCAGTCTTCATGCCTAACTGGAAACCCCATAGATGACTGCTGGAAATGTGACCCAGACTGGCCCAACAACCGACAGAGACTAGCAGATTGCGCCATTGGGTTCGGACAGTACTCTATGGGGGGCAAAAATGGAGAATTCTATATTGTCACCGACTCCACAGACGATGATCCTGTCAATCCTAGGCCAGGGACTCTACGTTATGCTGTGATCCAAACTGAACCTTTGTGGATCGTGTTCCCCAGCAACATGCTCATAAAACTCTCCCAGGAGCTCATCTTTAATAGCTATAAAACTCTCGACGGGCGTGGGGCTAATGTTCACATCGTGGGTGGAGGCTGCATTACTCTTCAGTTCATAAGCAATGTCATCATTCACAACATACATATCCACCATTGTCATCCCTCAG GTGAGACTAATGTGCGGTCGAGTCCAACCCACTATGGTTGGCGCACAAAATCCGACGGTGATGGGATATCGATATTTGGGTCGAAAGACATATGGATAGACCATTGCTCTCTGTCGCACTGCAAGGACGGCTTGATTGACGCTGTGGAGGGGTCCACTGGGATCACGATATCGAATAACTATTTCTCGAATCACGACGAGGTGATGCTGCTGGGCGCCAGCGACGACTACTTGCCTGACTCGGGAATGCAGGTGACTATTGCCTTCAATCATTTTGGTGAGAAGCTGGTGCAGAGGATGCCCAGGTGCAGGCGCGGCTATATCCACGTCGTCAACAACGATTTCACGCAGTGGGAGATGTATGCTATTGGTGGTAGCGGTAACCCAACCATCAATAGCCAAGGCAACCGCTACACTGCTCCTTCCAACCACAATGCCAAAGAG GTAACGAAGCGAGTTGATACAGCTGAAGGGGAATGGAGGGGATGGAATTGGAGGTCTGAAGGGGATATAATGGTAAATGGAGCATTCTTTGTGGCGTCGGGTGAGGGTGTTGAGGTTAAGTACGAGAAGGCCTATAGCGTTGAGCCCAAATCTGCTGTTCTCATTGATCAGCTCATCATGCACGCCGGTGTACTTGGCGTTGGTGGCAG GGAGAACAATTTGGGAATGTGGACCAAAGGAAGCGAGGGTGGTGGCAACGGTTTTGGGTCAGACCCAGATTATACAGATGATTTTTCAAGGAGCAGCGTGCTATTGTCACCTTTTACTTTTGTTCTCGTATCTCCTTTGATTGCATTTTCATGCttgttattttataaagtaCATCCATCatttttgtaa